From Geomonas agri, one genomic window encodes:
- a CDS encoding DHH family phosphoesterase has product MLTWVSGRGRILIVVHDNPDPDSLASAMALRHLFAVRLNREAVIAFSGMIGRSENLAMAKLLQIPLTPFPLIDLKAFPVICLLDTQPGTGNNSLPPDVRADIVIDHHPMRDSSASCRWVDIRPNYGTTATILYEYLKVQGVSVGTKLATALFYAIKSETQDLGREATRPDRDAYLILFPLANKTLLNSITRPNLPREYFIALHSALEHASLYGNVLVASLDGVQFPEVVSELADLLVRLEGTETVLCLGHYSQELVLSIRTTSEEINAGELIRKLVAGIGTAGGHGMMAGGKIDNVVPERVPELEAVLTQRFLSELNVTDPPLPLVP; this is encoded by the coding sequence ATGCTCACGTGGGTCAGTGGGCGAGGGCGCATCCTCATCGTCGTGCACGACAACCCCGACCCAGATTCGCTTGCCTCCGCCATGGCGCTCAGGCACCTCTTCGCGGTACGACTGAACCGTGAGGCGGTAATCGCCTTCTCGGGAATGATCGGCCGCAGCGAGAATCTGGCCATGGCCAAACTGCTGCAGATCCCGCTCACCCCGTTCCCGCTGATCGACCTGAAGGCCTTTCCCGTGATCTGCCTGCTGGACACCCAGCCTGGTACCGGCAACAACTCGCTTCCTCCCGACGTGCGCGCCGATATCGTGATCGACCACCACCCCATGCGTGACAGCAGCGCCTCCTGCCGCTGGGTGGACATTCGCCCCAACTACGGCACCACCGCCACCATCCTTTACGAGTACTTGAAGGTGCAGGGGGTCTCGGTGGGGACCAAGCTCGCGACGGCACTGTTCTACGCCATCAAGTCGGAGACCCAGGACCTGGGGCGCGAGGCAACCAGGCCGGATCGGGATGCGTACCTGATTCTCTTCCCACTGGCCAACAAGACGCTGTTGAACAGCATCACCCGGCCCAACCTCCCCAGGGAGTATTTTATAGCTCTGCACAGCGCCCTTGAGCACGCCAGCCTCTATGGAAACGTTCTGGTCGCCTCCCTGGACGGGGTCCAGTTCCCCGAGGTTGTCTCGGAACTGGCCGATCTCTTGGTTCGACTGGAGGGGACCGAGACCGTCCTCTGTCTGGGGCACTACAGCCAGGAGCTGGTCCTTTCCATCCGGACCACCAGCGAAGAGATCAACGCGGGGGAACTGATTCGCAAGTTGGTGGCCGGCATCGGCACCGCCGGCGGCCATGGCATGATGGCGGGGGGGAAGATCGACAACGTGGTGCCGGAGCGGGTCCCAGAACTCGAAGCGGTGCTGACCCAGAGGTTCCTGTCCGAGCTCAACGTGACCGACCCACCATTACCGTTAGTCCCGTAA
- a CDS encoding UDP-glucose dehydrogenase family protein has protein sequence MKVCVIGSGYVGLVAGTCFAESGNDVICVDVDQEKIEGLKRGVIPIYEPGLKEMVLRNGEEGRLKFTTDLDAAVKESLVCFIAVGTPPGADGSADLQYVLSVAGNIGRAMESFKIIVDKSTVPVGTADKVRSAVKEQLEQRGVNIEFDVVSNPEFLKEGAAIDDFMKPDRVVIGTDNVRTAEIMKELYSAFMRKSNRMLVMDIRSAEMTKYAANAMLATRITFMNQIANLCELMGADVMAVREGIGSDSRIGYDFLFPGVGYGGSCFPKDVKALAKTADECSYDFILLKAVEEANERQKRILSDKIERHLGQGGDKPLAGKSIAVWGLSFKPRTDDMREAPSLTIINRLLELGATVRAHDPEALNEAKKHFGDRIGYHINQYEPLKGADALVIITEWNEYRNPDFDRIKSLLVKPLIFDGRNLYQPGRMREIGYEYHPIGRNGAICCEMA, from the coding sequence ATGAAAGTATGCGTGATCGGTTCCGGATACGTCGGCCTCGTGGCCGGCACCTGTTTTGCCGAGAGCGGTAACGACGTCATCTGCGTTGACGTCGACCAGGAAAAGATTGAAGGTCTCAAGCGTGGCGTGATCCCTATCTACGAGCCGGGGCTGAAGGAAATGGTGCTCAGAAACGGCGAGGAAGGGCGCCTGAAGTTCACCACCGACCTTGATGCCGCGGTCAAGGAGTCCCTGGTCTGTTTCATCGCCGTGGGGACCCCGCCGGGTGCTGACGGCTCTGCCGACCTGCAGTACGTTCTCTCGGTGGCCGGCAACATCGGCCGTGCCATGGAAAGCTTCAAGATCATAGTGGACAAGTCTACCGTCCCGGTGGGGACCGCGGACAAGGTGCGCAGCGCCGTGAAGGAACAACTGGAGCAGCGCGGCGTCAACATCGAGTTCGATGTCGTCTCCAACCCCGAGTTCCTCAAAGAGGGTGCTGCCATCGATGACTTCATGAAACCCGACCGCGTCGTGATCGGCACCGACAATGTGCGCACCGCGGAAATCATGAAAGAGCTGTATTCGGCCTTCATGCGCAAGTCCAACCGCATGCTGGTCATGGACATCAGAAGCGCCGAGATGACCAAGTACGCAGCCAACGCCATGCTGGCGACCCGCATCACCTTCATGAACCAGATCGCGAACCTGTGCGAGCTAATGGGTGCCGACGTAATGGCCGTCCGCGAAGGGATCGGTTCCGACTCCCGCATCGGCTACGACTTCCTCTTCCCCGGTGTCGGCTACGGCGGTTCGTGCTTCCCAAAAGACGTGAAAGCACTGGCCAAGACCGCGGATGAATGCAGCTACGACTTCATCCTACTGAAGGCGGTCGAGGAGGCCAACGAGCGCCAGAAGCGTATCCTCTCCGACAAGATCGAGCGTCACCTCGGGCAGGGTGGCGACAAGCCGCTGGCCGGCAAGAGCATCGCGGTCTGGGGGCTTTCCTTCAAACCACGCACCGACGACATGAGGGAGGCTCCCTCGCTCACCATCATCAACCGGCTCCTGGAACTGGGTGCGACGGTGCGTGCCCACGATCCCGAGGCCCTCAACGAGGCCAAGAAGCATTTCGGCGACCGTATCGGCTACCACATCAACCAGTACGAGCCGCTCAAGGGCGCCGACGCGCTGGTCATCATCACCGAATGGAACGAATACCGTAACCCCGACTTCGACCGCATCAAGTCGTTGCTGGTCAAGCCGCTCATTTTTGATGGCAGGAACCTGTACCAGCCCGGACGCATGCGCGAGATCGGCTACGAGTACCACCCCATTGGCAGAAACGGTGCCATCTGCTGCGAAATGGCGTAA
- a CDS encoding PhoH family protein: MKKIYVLDTNVLLYDPQALTKFEDNSIIIPITVIEEIDRFKKDMNETGRNARQVSRLMDAFRKEGSLSQGLDLESGGTLKIEIYEEKVMKRLPPELREERGDNRILAVAVDLMESQKEMPVILVTKDTNLRIKADALGLSAQDYESDKVAIDELYTGCATLEVGADAIDRFYSQGWLDMDNNGYLPNQYLLLTEAGNPSHSAVGRFDHISRRMVPLVKLDKEGVWSLFPRNLEQSLALDALLDDDIKIVTLVGKAGTGKTLLAIAAGLQKTAEENVYNRLLVSRPVFPMGRDLGFLPGDIEEKLSPWMQPIFDNVELLLSGHEGEKRHSKGYKELMAMGILEIEPLTYIRGRSIPNQYMIVDEAQNLTPHEIKTIVTRAGEGTKIILTGDPYQIDNPYVDAESNGLTYVVERLKEQTISAHVTMTKGERSDLAELAANLL; this comes from the coding sequence ATGAAGAAAATCTATGTTCTTGATACAAATGTACTTCTGTACGACCCGCAGGCTCTCACCAAGTTCGAAGACAACTCCATCATCATACCCATCACGGTTATCGAGGAAATCGACCGGTTCAAGAAGGACATGAACGAGACCGGCCGCAACGCCCGCCAGGTCTCCCGGCTCATGGATGCCTTCCGCAAGGAGGGGTCGCTGTCGCAGGGGCTCGACCTGGAAAGCGGCGGCACCTTGAAGATCGAGATCTACGAAGAAAAGGTGATGAAGAGGCTCCCGCCGGAGCTGCGTGAGGAAAGGGGCGACAACCGCATCCTGGCGGTGGCCGTGGACCTCATGGAATCGCAAAAAGAGATGCCGGTAATCCTGGTAACCAAGGACACTAACCTCCGTATCAAGGCCGACGCCCTCGGGCTCTCGGCGCAGGATTACGAATCCGACAAGGTCGCCATCGACGAGTTGTACACCGGCTGCGCCACCCTCGAGGTCGGGGCCGACGCCATCGACCGCTTCTACAGCCAGGGCTGGCTGGACATGGACAACAACGGCTACCTGCCCAACCAGTACCTGCTCCTGACCGAGGCCGGTAACCCGTCGCACAGCGCGGTGGGGCGCTTCGACCACATCTCGCGCAGGATGGTACCGCTGGTGAAGCTGGACAAAGAGGGGGTCTGGAGCCTGTTCCCGAGAAACCTGGAGCAGTCCCTGGCCTTGGACGCCCTTCTCGACGACGACATCAAGATCGTCACCCTGGTGGGCAAGGCCGGCACCGGCAAGACCCTGCTCGCCATCGCCGCCGGTCTGCAGAAGACCGCGGAGGAGAACGTCTACAACCGCCTGCTGGTATCGCGCCCGGTGTTCCCCATGGGACGCGACCTGGGTTTCCTTCCCGGCGACATCGAGGAGAAGCTGTCCCCCTGGATGCAGCCCATCTTCGACAACGTCGAGCTCCTTCTGAGCGGGCACGAAGGGGAGAAGCGCCATAGCAAGGGTTACAAAGAGCTGATGGCGATGGGGATCCTCGAGATCGAGCCGCTTACCTACATCAGGGGGCGCTCCATTCCGAACCAGTACATGATCGTCGACGAGGCCCAGAACCTGACCCCGCACGAGATCAAGACCATCGTGACCCGCGCCGGCGAGGGAACCAAGATCATCCTGACCGGCGACCCGTACCAGATCGACAACCCCTACGTGGACGCCGAGAGCAACGGTCTCACCTACGTGGTCGAGCGCCTGAAGGAGCAGACCATCTCCGCCCACGTCACCATGACCAAGGGGGAACGCAGCGACCTGGCCGAACTGGCGGCGAACCTGCTGTAG
- the amrB gene encoding AmmeMemoRadiSam system protein B, protein MVRQPAVAGKFYTGDPARLRQELAEMMPQGEAQKAIGIITPHAGYVYSGKAAGKVYAAVRVPDTVLILGPNHTGAGVAAALAPENEWLTPLGPVPINRRLSQLILDNAPLVREDPLAHRFEHSLEVQVPFLQYRNPGVSIAALCLALPDFPSIAQVGEGIARAIAAYGEEVLIVASSDMTHYESAAAAKAKDDQALARLADMDPEGLLKVCREKNITMCGVIPATALLVAAKIMGAESCRLVHYTNSGEVNGDSRSVVAYAALMVY, encoded by the coding sequence ATGGTACGGCAACCTGCAGTAGCTGGTAAGTTCTACACCGGCGATCCCGCCCGGCTCCGCCAGGAGCTCGCAGAGATGATGCCTCAAGGGGAAGCGCAAAAGGCGATCGGCATCATCACCCCGCATGCGGGGTACGTGTATTCCGGGAAGGCGGCTGGCAAAGTCTACGCAGCGGTTCGGGTGCCCGACACCGTGCTGATCCTCGGGCCGAATCACACCGGCGCCGGCGTTGCCGCCGCGCTCGCCCCCGAGAACGAATGGCTCACACCGCTGGGCCCGGTGCCGATCAACCGGCGCCTGTCGCAACTGATCCTCGACAACGCTCCGCTGGTCCGCGAGGACCCGCTGGCGCATCGCTTCGAGCACTCCCTTGAAGTCCAGGTCCCTTTCCTGCAGTACCGCAATCCCGGTGTCTCCATTGCCGCGCTCTGCCTCGCGTTGCCTGATTTTCCCTCCATCGCCCAGGTGGGTGAGGGGATCGCCCGCGCTATCGCTGCTTACGGCGAAGAGGTCCTCATCGTGGCGAGCTCCGACATGACCCACTACGAATCCGCCGCCGCTGCCAAGGCGAAAGACGATCAGGCCCTGGCTCGGTTGGCCGACATGGACCCCGAGGGGCTCCTGAAGGTCTGTCGCGAGAAAAATATCACCATGTGCGGCGTCATCCCGGCGACCGCGCTCCTGGTCGCTGCCAAGATCATGGGCGCCGAATCCTGCCGGCTGGTGCACTACACCAACAGCGGCGAGGTGAATGGCGACTCGCGCAGCGTCGTCGCCTACGCCGCCCTCATGGTTTACTGA
- the rsmA gene encoding 16S rRNA (adenine(1518)-N(6)/adenine(1519)-N(6))-dimethyltransferase RsmA, translated as MEKRIKAKKEFGQNFLVDDNVLHRIVSCVAPGSDDCILEVGPGRGALSRLLVASGARFVAVEWDRELIPFLHAEFAGNDRVEIGHGDILRVDLPQILTTRAPGRKWKVAANLPYNISSQVLFKFMEHCDLFESLVLMLQKEVGDRLTAPPACKDYGALTVLLRLHFDIRREFIVKPGSFRPIPKVDSAVLTFTPLATPRVEVGDEELFRRVVKGAFIQRRKTLLNSLRSAGFDDGDGTLTAALSRCGIDGLRRGETLSLEEFAALSRDLCSGKTLA; from the coding sequence ATGGAAAAGAGGATCAAGGCCAAGAAGGAGTTCGGCCAGAACTTCCTGGTGGACGATAACGTGCTGCACCGCATCGTTTCCTGCGTGGCGCCTGGCAGCGACGACTGCATTCTTGAGGTCGGGCCGGGGAGGGGGGCGCTGTCCCGGCTCCTGGTGGCCAGCGGCGCACGCTTCGTGGCGGTCGAGTGGGACCGTGAGCTGATCCCGTTTTTGCATGCCGAGTTTGCCGGCAACGATCGCGTCGAGATCGGTCACGGCGATATCCTGAGGGTGGACCTGCCCCAGATCCTCACCACCCGCGCTCCGGGGCGGAAGTGGAAGGTTGCCGCCAACCTCCCCTACAATATTTCCTCGCAGGTGCTCTTCAAGTTCATGGAGCATTGCGACTTGTTCGAATCCCTGGTGCTCATGCTGCAAAAGGAGGTGGGTGACCGCCTCACCGCTCCTCCCGCCTGCAAGGACTACGGTGCCCTCACCGTGCTTCTCAGGCTGCACTTCGACATTCGCCGCGAGTTCATCGTGAAGCCGGGCTCCTTCCGTCCTATCCCCAAGGTCGACTCGGCGGTGCTCACCTTCACGCCGCTTGCCACCCCTCGGGTCGAGGTAGGGGACGAGGAGCTGTTTCGCCGCGTGGTAAAGGGGGCCTTCATCCAGCGCAGGAAGACGCTGTTGAACTCGCTGCGCTCCGCTGGCTTCGACGACGGTGACGGCACGCTTACTGCCGCACTTTCCCGCTGCGGCATCGATGGGCTCCGGCGCGGGGAAACACTGTCGCTGGAAGAGTTCGCGGCGCTGTCCAGGGACTTGTGCTCCGGGAAAACTCTGGCATAA
- the tsaD gene encoding tRNA (adenosine(37)-N6)-threonylcarbamoyltransferase complex transferase subunit TsaD encodes MLLLALESSCDETAAAVVSDGRTVLSSIVASQISTHAEYGGVVPEIASRQHLEAVSIVVEQALQEAGVGIADIEGVAVTQGPGLAGALLVGVSAAKGISFGRKIPLVGVNHIEGHLLAVFLERPVEFPFIALAVSGGHSHLYRVDGIGRYRTLGQTVDDAAGEAFDKVAKLIGLPYPGGVAIDRLAASGDPQAIKFPRPLLHDGTFNFSFSGLKTAVLTHVSKHPEAKEAGINDLAASFQAAVCEVLTKKTAAAIAETGIKRLVVAGGVACNSGLRRSMAQYAEANGVELSIPAPKLCADNAAMIAVPGDFYLGAGYQSGFDLDALPVWPLDKLAARFQGGK; translated from the coding sequence ATGCTTTTACTTGCGCTGGAATCTTCATGTGACGAGACCGCGGCGGCGGTGGTGAGCGACGGCAGGACCGTCCTCTCCAGCATCGTGGCAAGCCAGATCAGCACCCATGCCGAATATGGCGGGGTGGTGCCCGAGATCGCCTCGAGGCAGCACCTGGAGGCGGTCTCCATCGTGGTGGAGCAGGCGCTCCAGGAAGCCGGGGTCGGGATTGCTGACATCGAAGGGGTGGCGGTGACCCAGGGGCCCGGCCTAGCTGGTGCGCTCCTCGTAGGCGTTTCCGCGGCGAAAGGGATTTCGTTCGGGAGAAAGATCCCGCTGGTCGGTGTGAACCACATCGAGGGGCACCTCCTAGCCGTGTTCCTGGAACGTCCGGTCGAGTTTCCCTTCATCGCGCTGGCGGTCTCCGGGGGGCACTCGCACCTGTATCGGGTCGACGGCATAGGTCGTTACCGGACCCTCGGGCAGACCGTGGACGACGCCGCCGGCGAGGCTTTCGACAAGGTTGCCAAGCTGATCGGTCTGCCGTACCCCGGCGGCGTGGCCATAGACCGTCTTGCCGCCAGCGGCGATCCCCAGGCTATCAAGTTCCCGCGTCCGCTGTTGCACGACGGCACCTTCAACTTCAGCTTTTCCGGTTTGAAGACAGCAGTGCTCACCCACGTCAGCAAACACCCGGAGGCAAAAGAAGCCGGCATCAACGACCTCGCCGCCTCCTTTCAGGCCGCTGTGTGCGAGGTGCTCACCAAGAAGACCGCGGCGGCGATCGCCGAGACCGGCATCAAGCGGCTGGTCGTGGCCGGCGGGGTGGCCTGCAACAGCGGCCTGCGGCGCTCCATGGCACAGTATGCAGAGGCGAACGGGGTGGAGCTTTCCATTCCCGCACCGAAACTGTGCGCCGACAACGCGGCCATGATCGCGGTCCCCGGGGACTTCTACCTGGGAGCCGGGTACCAAAGCGGTTTCGACCTGGATGCGCTCCCGGTCTGGCCGCTCGACAAACTGGCGGCACGTTTCCAGGGGGGGAAGTGA
- a CDS encoding aminotransferase class V-fold PLP-dependent enzyme → MSVFLDNAATSFPKPDAVYLAMDAAMREIGVAPGRGGYRQSLAAARIVYEARSALARFFGVSDSSRLVFTHSATESINIAVFGLLKPGDHVVSTSVEHNALSRPLHLAAKRGVEVTFVASDADGVVSESAIARAMRPNTRLVALAHCSNVTGAVQPIADIARVARRGGALFLVDAAQSAGFFPLDVEQIGIDLLAAPGHKGLYGPPGTGILAIGPGIDLEPLQVGGTGGSASNPEPPEQMPERLESGTINTPAIAGLKAGLDFIEATGLDVIRAKETALVDQLLAGLSGIAGVKLYGPLQGERGAAVSFNVEGHDPAALGYLLDSEYDISVRVGLHCAPDVHRSIGSFPEGTVRVSPGFFNTESDIGFFIKALREIIS, encoded by the coding sequence ATGTCCGTATTCCTAGATAACGCAGCGACTTCATTCCCGAAACCGGATGCCGTGTACCTGGCGATGGACGCTGCCATGCGGGAAATCGGTGTTGCGCCGGGCAGAGGAGGGTACCGCCAGTCGCTTGCCGCGGCCCGCATCGTCTACGAAGCACGCTCTGCATTAGCCCGCTTTTTCGGGGTCTCGGACTCCTCCCGACTCGTCTTCACCCACAGCGCCACGGAGTCGATCAACATCGCGGTGTTTGGCCTGCTGAAGCCTGGCGACCACGTGGTCTCCACCAGCGTCGAACACAACGCCCTGTCGCGTCCGCTGCACCTGGCCGCGAAGCGCGGCGTCGAGGTTACCTTCGTTGCCTCGGATGCCGACGGCGTCGTCTCTGAATCGGCCATCGCCCGCGCCATGCGCCCCAACACCAGGCTGGTTGCCCTCGCGCACTGCTCCAACGTCACCGGCGCAGTCCAGCCCATCGCGGATATTGCCCGGGTGGCACGGCGGGGGGGGGCGCTGTTCCTGGTGGACGCGGCCCAAAGCGCCGGCTTTTTCCCCCTCGACGTTGAACAAATCGGGATCGATCTGTTGGCTGCTCCTGGTCACAAGGGACTTTACGGCCCTCCCGGCACCGGCATCCTCGCGATCGGCCCGGGCATCGACCTGGAACCGCTGCAGGTGGGTGGCACCGGCGGTAGCGCCAGCAACCCCGAGCCCCCGGAACAGATGCCGGAGCGGCTGGAGAGCGGCACCATCAACACCCCGGCCATTGCCGGATTGAAGGCGGGTTTGGACTTCATTGAGGCGACCGGCCTGGACGTGATCCGGGCCAAGGAGACCGCTCTGGTCGACCAGCTCCTGGCTGGCCTGTCCGGCATCGCCGGTGTCAAGTTGTACGGGCCGCTCCAAGGCGAGCGCGGTGCGGCAGTCTCCTTCAACGTTGAGGGGCACGACCCGGCTGCCTTGGGCTACTTGCTCGACAGCGAATACGACATCAGTGTCCGCGTTGGGCTGCATTGCGCGCCGGATGTGCACCGCAGTATCGGTAGCTTCCCCGAAGGTACCGTCCGGGTCAGCCCCGGTTTTTTCAACACCGAATCCGATATCGGCTTTTTTATTAAGGCGCTGCGTGAGATAATATCATGA
- a CDS encoding CBS domain-containing protein, with amino-acid sequence MEIITTHVNADFDCIGSMVAAKKLHPDAFLVFSGAQEKGVRDFFQKAPHPEFESLRIKDVDFSAVTRLIVVDCQHSARLAKFGELAQKDGVELLIYDHHPISSGDLKADGGIIRPCGSTTTILATLLMQRGIEVSPAEATLMMLGIHEDTGNLTFPSTTAEDYAVAAWLLERGAQLNEVADSIGRELTVEQVSLLNDLLTSLKTSSLKGVDVSVAHASVDRYIGDIASLAHMIRDMENLQVLFLVVGMQDRVFIVGRSRIPEVRVGEILRELGGGGHATAASATVRGLTLIQVLDQLDAVLKKRVDPIRVARSIMSSPVKTLPPDCTIEEARERLVRYNVSAMPVLSGDQVMGIISRKTVEKALYHNLNTVPISDYMHSEFYAANPETPISEIQSYMVGGDSRLVPVLDHGQLVGVITRTDLLRYSLGSEAIYDLSRDAIQVKNREVEGMMRRCLPKASVEILHNLGRVGDRLDLPVYAVGGFVRDLLLGQQNSDVDVTVDGDGILFAEAFAAEFSCRVKSHEKFGTAVIVFPDGFKIDVASTRLEYYVSPGALPTVERSSLKMDLYRRDFTVNTLAIALNSQSFGKLIDYFGAYRDLQAKVIRVLHNLSFVEDPTRVFRAIRFEQRLNFKIAKHTEDLIKNAVKMDFLVKLGGRRLLSELVQILREKEPLQGIGRMASLGLLRFIHPSVELTPELQAALEEVRYVVSWFDLLYLERPYERWTVYFLALCEVLSPEQFWATCIRLAVSEHQREHLAEMRRQGDELIGAMERKLARQERLENSEIYFTLRGLSVEILLYHMARSSNPEIKRCISLYFTKLHSMEPLVGGEDLKRLGIKPGPIYRELLDAVLSARMNGRVSSKDDEIRLIREQLT; translated from the coding sequence ATGGAGATAATCACCACCCACGTCAACGCTGATTTCGACTGCATCGGGTCCATGGTCGCCGCCAAAAAGCTGCACCCCGATGCATTTCTCGTCTTTTCCGGGGCACAGGAAAAGGGGGTGCGCGACTTCTTTCAGAAGGCGCCCCATCCTGAATTCGAGTCGTTACGCATCAAGGACGTGGATTTCTCCGCTGTCACCCGCCTCATCGTTGTCGATTGCCAGCATTCCGCACGTCTCGCCAAGTTCGGGGAACTGGCCCAAAAAGATGGCGTCGAGCTGCTCATCTACGACCACCACCCCATCAGCTCCGGCGACCTCAAGGCCGACGGTGGCATCATCCGCCCCTGTGGTTCTACCACCACCATCCTCGCGACCCTGCTGATGCAGCGCGGCATCGAGGTGAGCCCAGCGGAGGCCACCCTTATGATGCTGGGTATCCACGAGGACACCGGTAACCTCACCTTCCCCTCGACCACCGCCGAAGACTACGCCGTGGCCGCCTGGCTCCTGGAGCGCGGCGCGCAATTGAACGAGGTCGCCGACTCCATCGGCCGCGAACTGACCGTGGAACAGGTCTCGCTGCTGAACGACCTGCTCACCTCCCTCAAAACGAGCTCCCTCAAGGGCGTGGACGTCTCGGTGGCGCACGCGTCGGTGGACCGTTACATTGGCGACATCGCCTCCCTGGCGCACATGATCCGCGACATGGAGAACCTGCAGGTCCTCTTTCTGGTGGTCGGGATGCAGGACCGCGTCTTCATCGTCGGCCGCAGCCGCATCCCCGAGGTGAGGGTAGGGGAGATCCTGCGCGAACTGGGCGGGGGCGGGCACGCTACTGCAGCGTCGGCAACGGTACGGGGGCTTACCCTGATCCAGGTGCTGGATCAGTTGGACGCGGTACTGAAGAAGCGGGTCGATCCGATCCGCGTCGCGCGCAGCATCATGTCCTCGCCAGTCAAGACCCTTCCCCCCGACTGCACCATCGAGGAGGCGCGCGAGCGCCTGGTCCGCTACAACGTGAGCGCGATGCCGGTGCTCTCTGGCGACCAGGTGATGGGCATCATCTCCCGCAAGACCGTGGAGAAGGCGCTCTACCACAACCTCAACACGGTACCTATCTCCGACTACATGCACTCCGAGTTTTACGCCGCGAACCCGGAGACCCCGATCAGCGAGATCCAAAGCTACATGGTGGGGGGAGATTCGCGCCTGGTGCCGGTGCTCGACCACGGGCAACTAGTGGGGGTGATCACCCGCACCGACCTGCTGCGCTACAGCCTGGGGAGCGAGGCGATCTACGACTTGTCCCGCGACGCCATCCAGGTGAAGAACCGCGAGGTCGAGGGGATGATGAGGCGTTGCCTTCCCAAGGCTTCGGTTGAGATCCTGCATAACCTTGGTCGGGTAGGAGACCGGCTCGATCTTCCCGTCTACGCTGTGGGGGGCTTCGTGCGCGACCTGCTGCTTGGGCAGCAAAACTCCGATGTCGACGTCACCGTGGACGGGGATGGCATCCTCTTTGCCGAGGCCTTCGCTGCCGAGTTCAGCTGCCGCGTGAAAAGCCACGAAAAGTTCGGCACTGCGGTGATCGTTTTCCCCGACGGCTTTAAGATCGATGTCGCCAGCACCAGGCTGGAGTACTACGTCTCGCCTGGAGCACTCCCCACGGTGGAGCGCTCCTCGCTGAAGATGGACCTGTATCGGCGCGACTTCACCGTCAACACCCTGGCCATCGCCCTCAACAGCCAGTCCTTCGGCAAGCTGATTGATTACTTCGGCGCGTACCGCGACCTGCAGGCCAAGGTGATCCGGGTGCTGCATAACCTCTCTTTCGTCGAGGACCCGACCCGAGTGTTTCGCGCCATCCGCTTCGAGCAGCGGCTCAACTTCAAGATTGCCAAGCACACCGAGGACCTGATCAAGAACGCGGTGAAGATGGACTTCCTGGTGAAGCTCGGCGGGAGGCGGCTTCTCTCCGAACTGGTTCAGATCCTGAGGGAAAAGGAACCGCTGCAGGGGATCGGGCGCATGGCGTCGCTGGGGCTCCTGCGTTTCATTCACCCTTCCGTCGAACTGACGCCGGAACTGCAGGCCGCCCTGGAGGAGGTACGCTACGTCGTCTCCTGGTTCGACCTCCTGTACCTTGAACGCCCCTACGAGCGCTGGACTGTCTACTTCCTCGCCCTGTGCGAGGTGCTCTCGCCGGAACAGTTCTGGGCCACCTGCATCAGGCTCGCCGTCAGCGAGCACCAGAGGGAACACCTGGCCGAGATGCGGCGCCAAGGTGATGAGTTGATCGGGGCCATGGAGCGCAAACTGGCGCGGCAGGAGCGGCTGGAGAACAGCGAGATCTATTTCACCTTGCGCGGGCTTTCCGTTGAGATACTGCTCTACCACATGGCCAGAAGCAGCAATCCTGAAATCAAACGGTGCATCTCGCTGTATTTCACGAAGTTGCACAGCATGGAGCCCCTGGTCGGAGGCGAGGACCTGAAGCGGCTAGGCATCAAGCCCGGCCCGATCTACCGGGAACTTCTCGACGCTGTGCTGAGCGCCAGGATGAACGGTAGGGTCTCCAGCAAAGATGACGAAATCAGGTTGATACGGGAACAGTTGACGTAG